TACCCACcgtaaatacataaaaaaaaaagtttccattAGTCACAGTAGGTAACAAGATACATGAATGTACAGCTGAATCTGTGTCCTTTTATTACCTCAGGTTGGGCTTGCTGGAAGTTTTAAAGTGAATGCAGGTAAATGATTAAAGATTTACTCCTTATACTAAACTGACTTAGAATAGTTCCCTACTCATAGCTTTAATGAGGGAAACGCCACCTCTTTAATTTTAAAAGATACCAGCTTAAAACactgataaaaacaaatcaatgtAATTACCTTTCTAAACTTTCGTATAGATGCATACTCGGCTAAAGATGGATCTTGAACAGCCAGGGAATTCACAGAAGAGAGAGGTGACCTACTGACCCCACTTGCTCCATTACCTCGTCCCGTCATTGGTCCATTAATAGTGTCATTCCCTCTGCCACCCTGggagtaaaaaatataaaatgggAACAGAGAAAACATGTAAGCATTGCCTAAAATTATTAGCGTCAACcatccaaaaacacacacagacacacaaaaattaCATGCAAAGCACCCTAAGCTAATGTTGCGTGAACAAGGCAATGATGCAAGCCATCTATATGCAAACAAACAGCGATTTTAGTTGTAATACTGGTTCTTGTGCGGCACATTTTATTTCACGTGACTAATAGCTGCTGTTAAACTGCTTAGTGCATGTACCTCCCCAGATGTTTTTCGGAGAAATGTACATGAATGCATGATTGCTCGTGAGCAAGTTGCTTTatatttacagctatttaaaatgCATGTACGTACGTTTGCGTGCCCGTTTCCACTCCGAGCTCCGCTGGCATGAGTAGAGGGGCTTTGAGGAGCCCTGGCTATAGCTGGAGCGTTGGCTGATGTGGTTGGTGGGGCAGAGGGTACTTTTGGGCCTTCCCGGACACCTACGCTTTCATATAGGCCATCATCCAGGTAGTGGGTAGGGGTGGGGTTATTGCGTAGGCCCACCTCAGTGTAGGTGTGATCTCTTGCttcgcctcctcctcctccgcctccCCCTTCCCCTCCCGTTTCCCCTTCTCCCCCCTGGCCAGATCTCTGTGGACTGGTGGGGATCTGGGGGAGCTGTCGGCCGTGGGAGGGCCTCAGATCCGTCTGGGAGCGGCGACTGTGGAGAAGCAGGAGGTCCATACTAGCTGGACGGCTCTTACTAACAGCTGCGCAAAAGAGAAAGATGAGGGAGAAGCGTAAGGAGATGGTTGTGTCATGGCTGAAACAGTGTAACGGCTTATTGTAGTATATCATTTATTGTCACTTAAGAGCTGTTAGCCACCACTTACAGTTTCCATTGCAGGGAAAGCGATTGATCTCATGGAGCCTGGTGTCAGATTTACTCATGGAGTTGAGTTTTGGGTGGCGAAGGGTACCCTGCTGTCGTGCACACATGGACTTGTTAATACAGACGTAAAACATGCAAACGTATGCATGTGCATCTGTACTTAGCTTGGAGGAAAAAGAGCAGTGGCAGATAGAGAAGTGGAGAGAGGAAACGAAGAAGGGAGGAAAAGATAGAATAATGAAAAGATGTCTCACCATATTTACAGATGTCCCTTTCTCCCCGGCCGGAGGGTGCTTGCTTTTGCTTTTCCTGACACAAAatcaaagtgaagaaggtcaacaGAAGCCAGTGGACAGAAAGAGAATATACACACACTCAGAGCAGATAGATACTATCAGCATCCAACTCTGGTTAGGGCATAAAAGTCCTCGGTTGATAACAAGAGCCCAGTAAAACATTGAACGAGCGTGACTCAGGCTTTTTTGCCAAAGTGGAGAATGACCTTCACTGCAATTTGTTTTTCAAGATAAGAGCAGGCAAGCTCACAATTATTAATATGTTGTTTGCTTTGTGCCGATTCTCTTTGCAATTTCACGTTACTTTCCTCTAGCATTAACCTCGTGAAGCAAATGTATGGAGTGCACTGTGGATCCCCGGAGGCTGTATCTATAGGAAACAGTTGATATGGCTGAGAGTGTGACGAGAAGACAAGAGCTCCTAGGTGCAGGTGCAAATGTGACAACAGTTCTACCCCCATCTCTGAGATCTGAGCTCTTACTGCTGTGCTGCAAAACAGAGCGCTGCAAACAGGTGCAGAAACCATACACTGCACCTTCTTATTATGCAAGTCGCTTAAAATAAATCTGAATATAAAAGGTGCCACGGGAAGTTGTGGCAGATCCATGTCACTGGAGCTAGATATTATCTCCTCTAGTAAGCTGGAAATCTTTTGTTCAAACATATGGCCATCATTGCCCAAGGAAACCACGAGAAGAGAGCTCCCCTTGGAGCTTTTCATAATAACATGGCACAGCAGAAGGGTTTAAGGTAAAAATGACGTGAAGGCATAAAGTCAGATCCACTGCAATCTTTGGAATTTAAAAGAACCTTACATCTTAAAAATCAGAAGCTTACATCTTCTTTACAATTTAACACTActgcagttatgttttcataaaACAAACGAGGTTCTCTCCACATGCTTGTCTTTGTATACCATAGCAACAAAACTGCAGTGCCTCTGATTGGTCTCTGAGGGCTCGGCAAAAAAGTCATAGGCTGTTCCATTGCTCCTGCCTGGCTCAGAGTCTAATCCTTTGTAAACCGTGGGGTGTCCCATTGCTTTTGCCTGCTGAGTAGTTTGCTGGAGAGGGATGACGTGATCCTGCTCTGACTCTGGCCTGTCTCGTCAGTGTCCTGTAAACATCATTTCATCTGATCCGACACTCGCAGCCATTAACATTCATTAGCGCCACTCTGCTCAAAGCAGGGGATAAATGAGATGGAGAGGAAGGATGTAGAAGTGAAAAGAAAGGAAGGAGGAGAAGAGTTCAGAAGAAGCGGAGACACATAAAAGAAAGAGGGGATAGTGAGAGTAATTTGGGAAGGCACTAAAGCAAGAAGCTGCAAAGATCATAAAACTGGCCGTTCATCATTTTATTCCACGGCCTACTTATACCACATTTCAATGTCACGTGACCACAAATCATACCTTTGGCAGCCGACGCAGACAAGGACGATCAGGATGGTGACCACGAAAGCAGACGCTGCTGCAATGGCTCCCAGTAGAAGCAGGTTTTGGTAGGTAAGGTTGTCTTGAGAGCCCCCTTGTCTTTCCATGACACCCACTCCGTTTTGCTCACTTCCTTACTCAAGCTTAAACTCTTCCGCTCACACCGTCTGCTAAGGAAAACCTGCAAAGATAGAGGAGAAGGATAAAGCACGCGATACAACATATGAGTGACATGAGAGATAAGAAAGCAAAATGCTGCCTAGAACAAGGTGAAaaaatgtgcgtgtgtgtttgtgtgtgtgctcctGGTTTGCCTCTGGCTCTTTGTCACTGTCTCATTCTGACATATCAGTTTCTATTTTTGACTCAGTCGTATAATGCACAGAAAATAGAACACCTTACAAAGCAGCGGCTACGAGCACGCCAAAATTTGTTTCATCacattctttctttttgctgttaaaaaaagatcaaatgaTACCGTAACATTCATTTGACTAACCAGAGAGATTCTTGCAGTTAGTTTAACAGGAAAAACCAACTGAGCTCCCAAGAGTGTGGCCTCACTGACGGAAGGACCAGGCTCGCTGCTGCTACACTCCATTTGCCTGCAGAATTCTTTTTCTCATATCACAAGTGGCTCAAACACTGACGAGcaaaatgtttcagttttaaTAATGAAGTGTACGACATACAAGGTAGGATTTTCACTTCAGGTCTTTTTATATAATTTacttcacaaacacactcaaTTTGATTTACATAAGCCTTAAATGAGATTCGTTTTCCAAAATGTGCTGCCTACTATCAGGTTAAAATGTGTTAATATCAGCATATTATTAAGTATAGTACATCAACAAGGTTGCAGTAATGACCAATTTTTATAATAAATTGAGTATTTTACAAACTAGGCTGAATTTATTTTATACCTGTGCATTTGTGGGAGTATGGTACTTCTATTTGAAAGTGGTATGGAGTACAGTATGTAGTAAAGGAAAAGTTAATTCTTCCTCCAATTGCATTTCtgtgaatatatttttataGATGGACTGCATTCATAAACTTTACTGAACAGTACAGAGAGAGGTGTTGGGGAGACACAAACATCACGGTGAGATGAGTCAGATATTTCAGTGCTTTTACCCTGTCTGTTTCCTAGTGCGGTATATTTAGGTTCAGCCAAAGTGACAATCGAGGAAAATGATCAGTGAAATTGCAGCAAGCTGATATAACCTACTTTCTGTATGCTCTATTAAGGATACTGATACGCTAACTATTTAATTACGCTAATGATCTTTAGCTTTTAGTGCACTAAGCTGCAGTATTGGTTTTATTCCAAGCAGAATATTTTAGTGTTTTGCCCAGTTAagttatttttaatataaatgaacCTTACATTTCAGTTACTACAGGACAGCCTAGCTTTCAAAAAGAGACTCACACTTTTGACGAATGTCTTACTTAATGAAAAATGCTAGATGCTTTTTAATGATATTTAGTGCCAACACTAACTTTACCAGTACTATATGATCAGTACAGTTAACATACACATACCAGtataatgtttttatgttgatattattattattgctttttgcattttttttttttttactagagGCTGACTATTAGTAGCTCTTTGCCAATATACTGGTACTGCAAAGAAGACAAAATGAGACAAACACATTTCAACCATGTTATGAGTGTTGTGGTTGCATAGTGTGTCCACAAAGGCAACAGCCAACTGATCCGAGCAGAGCTAGATGGACCAAAGTAAGATTATTTCTATactacatacacatatacacacatacacacatacatacatcagCCAATATATGAGATCCAAGTCCAAATATCTGCACTGGTATCAGTTTCAAAACTCGTATATCGATTGGGCTTTATTTTTAAGTATATTGTGTCTTCACTTGAACAGAGTATTTATACCTTGTGTTAATTTACGTCTTTCAGCTTTAACGGGCCACATTGTTGCAAGCTAACCCTAGACGTCAGCTATGGTTATCTAGTTAGTCTGCAGTGTTAAGTTATCAGTGTCAATATTTAACACGAACTAATGTCTACTCATATCTTAAGTTCGTTAAGTGAACATCTAAGCTTAATTTTGCAAAAGGCTGCTTCATCTATCTCTAAAACCTGAACTGAATATAGTCCAAATATACTCGGAATTACTAACTTATCAGCCCAAGTTATTAGGAATAAGGCACACGAACACACTATATGCTTTGCATTCTTCTAGAAACACAGACAATGGCATCCATGCGGTTAAGGATTGCATCCAAGTGACAAAGCGTACAGTGCACAGAAAGAGGTCATGGCAGGCTGTATACAGCTGTACataatgtgtgtgagagagtgattCTGGAACATACCACCACAGGATCTGGCTCTGGCTTCCTGTTTCTTGGAGATAAAACTACATCTTTTCCATGTCCTCTTTTTTctcatctgtctctctctctctctctagatctgctttcctctctctctttctctatctgtctgtctgcataACCCTGCAGATATGTGAGGCGATGCACAGCGAATGAATTAGCAGAGCAGAGGCCTCAGACAGCCCTTTATGGAAtagacagacaggcaggcagAGTACATCACAGTGGAGAGAGGGGGGGGAATGAGGCAGAAAATGAATGAAGGCAAATGGTAAGAGAGAGGTGGTCAGACACGGGAGCAAATGAGTGGAGATGAAAGGGGAGAATGGTGGAAGATATGCAAGAAAATGGGGGGAAGACTGGGAAAGAGGGGAGCGCACTTCAAACGCGAAGGAGGAACGAGGAGGGAAGGGTGCAATAAACAGTGGGGgagggaagagagaaaagagagtgaTGAGACTAGGAGGATGAGGACAGCAGAGAAATGCCGTGGAAGCCTTAGAGAATGTGCGATCTACGCGGGAGTATGGAGGGGGGcgcagagagggagaaaaaggagtcGATGAGAAGGAGGTCATCAGCGGTCTGTTTCTGCCTGCATTTTGTCAGCCCCCTTCTGAAATATTCAGAGGAGAAACACATACGACGGGTGTGTTTCTGAACTGCCAGCGAACACAATGCAAGACGGGAGCACATGTCTAGCAGCATACTTAACAGTACGCGAAGCTCACAAGTGGTGAACAAGcctcagaaggaggaggagaggcagTTCCTGCACGACGCGCAACGCCCCTGCAGCATGCTCAACAGTGACACACAGTTAGGGTGCAAGAATGTTTATTCCAGCATCTGTCTTCATTTCAGAAGATTACGTGTAAAATGATGACAGTGATAATAACAGCATATTGAGAAAGATGACAATGGTGGTGATAGCCCTATTGAGGCCCGCTGCTGGTGATTATAATATAGATGTGAGCAATGATGATGAAAGGTGCAGTAGCTAATACTGATGGTAATGGTACTGATGATAATGAGTAAAGAGGTCAAAGGGATTGTTACAAAGACACACTGAGGTGCGGATGCAAGCAGCAGAACTGAGAGAGCAGCAAGCAGGATGCAGCGGTGCAGCACAACCACAGGGTGGAAGGtttcctctgtgtgtctctgagactcacatacacacacaaacacacacacagagaacatAAAACAATTTCTGTGTTACAAATGCCAGTATTTGGATTGCACAATCACTTTGCAAATAAAAAGTCAAATCGTCACACTATTTAACCCTCTAACGTGCAAATGGGGTCTGGCAAGCTTGTGCAGCCTTGTGATTTTGCAATCTCTGCTTAACTAAAGCTAATTATAGATTCCACTTTTAGTTGCTTAAAATAgactgatgaaaaaaaaaaacatcagcaagTTTTTCAGGTGCGTGGAAATCTGTTTTAGAGACCAGCAGAGGAAATTTATCAGACTCGTTTCTGCAAATGAATAACTACAAGCATTTTTAGTCATTATCCCTTTAattagatatttaaaaaaatcattatcaACAAGCTACTTTATGagcaatgttttttttactaTGAACCGACCTCTCTTAGATTGCAGCACTACATCAAAAGTGGGCTTTTTTGTaaagtttcaaaataaacataacCTGGCTCACTTGCATCTCTAAGATGACATTTATATTTCTCTTTAAATTGTGGATTGCATCATGGGTTGTTATACAATTTTAATAACTTTCAGTAGTCAAGATTTGTTGGGTCAGCTTCCTGTGAAGGCTAGCTTTAACCCCTCATTAGGCAGGGAACCATGTATGCTAACATCAAAATTAGCCTCCCCATGCTTCTCTGTGAGGTTGTAGAACCACATGGCTTTCTCCCAGTTAAAAAGCAAAGATCTGAACAAACATGAGCCCGGAGTATTTTAaactcaaaatgtgtttttatttattttttttgccttttattaTTCTTACACCCAGTTCATTTTTAGACATACACCAGATGCATTCAGTAAGCCATAACACATAACTCTGGACAGTAGTGCTTAATAGTACACTGGATGTTGCCAAAGGTTGGTATAACAATATACAGTGATACAGTAAGAAGTTTACTTCACCCATAGACATTTTCAAACAGTCAAATATGTGTACGTTCTTAAGTTTTATGACCTTATAGCAGTTTTTATTATACGTACTTATATTGCATATACTAGTGTATATTTATGCTGTGAGACTTGGTGCAGCTAAAATTGATTTAGTAATCCAATATTGGGATTTATATAGTTTTGATGAAATTTTGTGTAGGAAAAAAATTAAGTGGTACCACTTAATGTTATATATTTACGATTTATATGTCAACGTATTTTGTtttcagtggatctgcactttACTGTTACAGTTTCACTTCAAAGTGGGATATCaatactgatttaaaaaaaaatcttcttttgCAACTGTGATCTTCCCTTTTATGGAAAAAAGAGGATGTTGCTGTGCCAGACTATCAACTACCATGCCAGAGAATAGTTCAAGCTGTATTTGGATTTATACACATGCTTAATTCGATGTTTATGAAAGAGCTTAAAGAGCTGCCACATTACAGCAGTTTCACCAAGTGCTATGAAACAGTTCCCTATGACTGGACAGGACTGCACTGTGTGCTATATTTCTGACAAGTGCGAGTATCAGTAAAGATAAATATtcctaaataataataattttgccTTAAATGTGTGAGAAATCATATAATTGACCTTGATTTGcagcataaaaatattaaaaaaggggGGCTGTGCCATATCATATTGTCTGCGATAACATCATGTACATTTTTATGTGATATAAAAGTGTCACATCGCGCGATATTACATGCCACTAGCTGTGCTCACTAGTTGCAGTCCATATGATATGATTACATGGTGGAAAAGCATAACTGTAGCCAGCTGGTTAAACAGCTCAGCGTAAGTAAGATGGAACATCCAAGGTAGAAAATATATCTTAACTGTATTATCTGACAATCTTCTGCAGCTTCTGAAGTGTTACAAGGTTAAGTTAGTGTTAAACTAATGTGTCGAGCAGTTATTTTATACTTTGACTTAAAATTTACAAAGAAAACATGACCTAGGCTACTTTTCTGTTTAAGTTGATTTGTGCTTTATCACTGAATACAATGCTGTGTCACTGTAATACTGCTGCAGACATCTCGTACGTTCACTCTTTGAATTACATAGTGTGTCATCATTGGTGGTAGCACACTTGCTTACACTTGCTGTAGTCTGTAAGCTGCAAGCATTAATAAAATGTTGTTCAGTAATTATTTTTCTATATCGTCAGAAATATTAAagcaaatttcatttaaatattgtgATTCAATTTTAAGGCTGTATCGCCCAGCTtacaaaagtaagaaaaaataaataaataaaaacaattttaactCACATCATATCCTCCAATAACACACGAGGGTCGAAATTTTACATTTCCAAGTATTTCAATGAGTGCCCTATGAAGGGTTCACTGAAAGAGCAGAAGAGCTGAATAGAAATGACTTCAATACCAACAGCGCCAAATGTTGCACAAAGCACAAGCTGGACGGCTTTGGGGAGTCTGAGTATATATTAAGTATATTAAGGTTCGCCTCAGCATTTCAACAGTGATTCCCTGCAGTCATCCAAAATTAAAGAAATCTGTGCagctgctcttcttcttcttgtatcCTAGAATGGCTCTCTTATAACGACTTACATAAGGTTACTTACATTACTTAGTTTCTGATTTGGCAAGCTTTGCGAAAGAGACATTTTTGGAGCATCACGTGCGTAAACACAATGCAGAACATGGAAGTAAAAAtattatgtaaaaataaatctattttgtattttactgATTAAATTATTTTGACAATGCAGCACCAACTTCTCTGCCATTGGTCTCCATTAAGCATAAAAAACATACTGTATAATGAAGATGTTAATTAACGCTCACCGTAACACACATTGTCATGTTTATGCATTATCAAACTGGACAGATTACACATCACAACCACAGTATTTCACCAAGGAGAGAAATTAACCTTTTTGTTTCCATCAATCACATCACTATCTTTGATTTGATGCCCGCCACTAACTAAAGTTGATGAATCTATTTGCTAAATGTGGGGAAAAACAGAACACtacaaaacaaagaggaaaatcACTCTCTGCCTACATCCCCACTGCATAAACTATTATTCTAAAACTTAAGCATAATAATATCCAATATCACATCAGTACTAAGAATGAGTGTGTAAATGAGAAAAGACATTAATGTTACCATAAATAACCTCATAAATTAAAATACTGTAATATCATAAACATATTCTTTATTTCAGTAAATTATCCAAAAATAGACTATAAGTTAAAAAGGACACTCTTACCATTAGTGGGGTAGAATGAACTATTAATATGGCAATACATTATAATGATTCCTCTTCAGGTACAATTATTGACAGAGTAGTAACAAATATCAGTACTTCAGAAAAACATGCAGTCACTGAACTGCACACCCAACAGTTTCACCAGAGTTATTATTTTATGAGTTCTCATGCAGCTTACTTAATGAAAGTGAGCAAAAGCTGCagcgaagaagaagaaactcacTTTGGGTAAACAATATTGAAATAACACAATCCTGACATTAAAGAACAAACTAACACCACAGTGTAGTGAATGAAGACACAATTTCAGCTTCTTCGGGTGTATTTTCATCTTCGGTTACATAGATATTAAGATTCATTTTAAACTATTGCTgtattttcaattcaattttattgatAGCGTTAAATCACggcaacagtcgcctcaaagcgctttatattaGATAGATACAGATACAGACTGTACAATGAATGTTATTTTGATGCCATAGCCACTGTGGGCAACACTTTGTGATAGAATGATAGTAATAATTTAGTAATAGCTCAAATAagaaataaacaataataaaacaacaaaaaactaagATATCACTAACAAGACTGCTTGGTTAAATTTACTTATGTAACTATATAGTTACAATCAGGAATAGTATCAGAGTTTTAGCAGGTAATTCGACATTAAAAACTTATCAGTAAAGCTGTAACATCTGGAAAATCTGTCAACATCCCACAAActatttttacacacacacacgtaacaGTAAAAGCCAAACGTAACAACACGTGACagtatgcagtgttttattCATAGATGACAATCATTTCCACCTTTTTTCGCTATTTATAGTTTGGctggtgttttaaaaaaaacattgtgttACCTCAACAAAGTTTTTTATCTCATCGTTTTTCTCTTAAAATAAGTTTCAGATTTGGccattttgtttccaaaaactACGCAAAGAGACTTTTTTTGGTTGGCATGACTGTCAACTTCAGTTGAAAATAGTCACGATGAAAACTGACGACGACTCGCTGATTGACAGCTTGCTGTTGAACGCTTTTGTATTTTGGTAACTTTGAGCAGCACCAATAACCTTTTCAGAGATGGATATCTCAAAACCTCAGTATGTAAAACCGAAACTGTCTACAATGCTAGACAGGTGAGTTAAATTTTCTTTTCCCTCCAATTCCCACGTTGGCC
This region of Maylandia zebra isolate NMK-2024a linkage group LG20, Mzebra_GT3a, whole genome shotgun sequence genomic DNA includes:
- the LOC101480464 gene encoding uncharacterized protein LOC101480464 isoform X2: MERQGGSQDNLTYQNLLLLGAIAAASAFVVTILIVLVCVGCQRKSKSKHPPAGEKGTSVNMGTLRHPKLNSMSKSDTRLHEINRFPCNGNSVSKSRPASMDLLLLHSRRSQTDLRPSHGRQLPQIPTSPQRSGQGGEGETGGEGGGGGGGGEARDHTYTEVGLRNNPTPTHYLDDGLYESVGVREGPKVPSAPPTTSANAPAIARAPQSPSTHASGARSGNGHANGGRGNDTINGPMTGRGNGASGVSRSPLSSVNSLAVQDPSLAEYASIRKFRKADKINRKENNGADSQSDSQSSVSDSPSAGPPPLHRSQEFPRKQLEPFHLHSFPKEAVFMGNGEQYIWKPPEDNDIITLHPPPHHPPGENEQGHPSPPTAKEIADTYSIVCKTQKKKPPMEHNGAKTLPRSFGGDRGNMGSRGRGRGVQSQARSQEEPCYEPVGDRSWSSPVAESDPAYATIDPHRKREQGGTNNSTAGGSATLKRKKQQQQQQQATPAAPQASGPSTLPTRGLPGGENFYETISDVKQGGNSTTTIFTFNDGMEMYVTGL
- the LOC101480464 gene encoding uncharacterized protein LOC101480464 isoform X1 — translated: MERQGGSQDNLTYQNLLLLGAIAAASAFVVTILIVLVCVGCQRKSKSKHPPAGEKGTSVNMQGTLRHPKLNSMSKSDTRLHEINRFPCNGNSVSKSRPASMDLLLLHSRRSQTDLRPSHGRQLPQIPTSPQRSGQGGEGETGGEGGGGGGGGEARDHTYTEVGLRNNPTPTHYLDDGLYESVGVREGPKVPSAPPTTSANAPAIARAPQSPSTHASGARSGNGHANGGRGNDTINGPMTGRGNGASGVSRSPLSSVNSLAVQDPSLAEYASIRKFRKADKINRKENNGADSQSDSQSSVSDSPSAGPPPLHRSQEFPRKQLEPFHLHSFPKEAVFMGNGEQYIWKPPEDNDIITLHPPPHHPPGENEQGHPSPPTAKEIADTYSIVCKTQKKKPPMEHNGAKTLPRSFGGDRGNMGSRGRGRGVQSQARSQEEPCYEPVGDRSWSSPVAESDPAYATIDPHRKREQGGTNNSTAGGSATLKRKKQQQQQQQATPAAPQASGPSTLPTRGLPGGENFYETISDVKQGGNSTTTIFTFNDGMEMYVTGL